One region of Gossypium raimondii isolate GPD5lz chromosome 6, ASM2569854v1, whole genome shotgun sequence genomic DNA includes:
- the LOC105774468 gene encoding uncharacterized protein LOC105774468, producing MKPFFLNCQSYLLNINIDYNPEKREAEGSVKRKEAGNDMLGSMFRSGMVVFIIMLMWRELEVEVEAQARKLAADEVKALHEIARELGKRDWDFTKDPCGTHSSWIHTEKDPMNLYNRLSSVIVPSPVMSATSIACKCSLQSSFQV from the exons ATGAAGCCATTTTTCCTGAACTGTCAATCTTATTTGCTGAATATAAATATTGACTATAATCCTGAAAAAAGGGAAGCTGAAGGAAGTGTAAAGCGGAAAGAGGCGGGGAACGATATGTTAGGAAGCATGTTTAGATCAGGTATGGTGgtatttataattatgttaatgTGGAGGGAATTAGAAGTGGAAGTTGAAGCTCAAGCAAGAAAGCTTGCCGCCGATGAAG TGAAAGCTCTTCATGAAATAGCGAGAGAACTAGGGAAAAGGGACTGGGATTTCACGAAAGACCCTTGCGGTACTCACTCAAGCTGGATACATACAGAAAAAGATCCCATGAATTTGTACAACAGACTCTCATCTGTAATTGTTCCTTCCCCGGTGATGTCTGCCACGTCGATAGCATGTAAATGCTCTTTACAATCATCATTCCaagtttga